One window from the genome of Actinoplanes teichomyceticus ATCC 31121 encodes:
- a CDS encoding DUF1707 SHOCT-like domain-containing protein has protein sequence MSSDDRDGRNSDSDGAFELLIGTPERQRALEALETHMTARRLNTSEYERRAEACDRARTQSELLRIFADLPAPHPQLPPPVVQAVNPADSDSAPPMPPTVLAGCLTLGLGLPVAIVLGYVYESWWVLAVPVAVPVVMAYVEQLRARPIRRGPESDPPTSQ, from the coding sequence ATGAGCAGCGACGACAGGGACGGCCGGAACAGCGACTCGGACGGCGCTTTCGAGCTGCTCATCGGTACACCCGAGCGGCAGAGGGCGCTGGAAGCGCTGGAAACGCACATGACGGCCCGACGACTGAACACCAGCGAGTACGAACGTCGCGCGGAGGCCTGCGATCGGGCCCGTACCCAGTCCGAGCTGCTACGGATCTTCGCGGATCTGCCTGCCCCGCACCCACAACTTCCGCCACCGGTCGTCCAGGCGGTCAACCCAGCAGACAGCGATAGCGCGCCACCAATGCCGCCGACCGTGTTGGCCGGATGCTTGACATTGGGGCTCGGTCTGCCGGTGGCCATCGTTCTGGGCTACGTCTATGAATCGTGGTGGGTGCTCGCGGTGCCGGTAGCAGTCCCTGTGGTGATGGCGTACGTCGAGCAGCTGCGCGCCCGACCGATCCGGCGCGGGCCTGAGAGCGATCCGCCAACCTCGCAATGA
- a CDS encoding SigE family RNA polymerase sigma factor: MRARGDALRRFAYVLCGDRHLGEDLVQEVLVKAYRRWSKIETEHPDRYLRTALVRSHVSWLRRRSNTERPATVGDDRPAGADFADRQADRDELWSRLAGLTRAQRAVLVLRYYEDLDDRQIAEVLRCAPSTVRVHATRGLARLRDDMTSTLSATVTGARR; this comes from the coding sequence GTGCGAGCGCGCGGCGACGCCCTGCGCCGCTTCGCGTACGTGCTCTGCGGCGACCGGCATCTGGGCGAGGACCTGGTCCAGGAGGTGCTGGTCAAGGCGTACCGCAGATGGTCGAAGATCGAGACCGAGCACCCCGACCGGTACCTGCGCACCGCACTGGTGCGCTCGCACGTGTCCTGGCTGCGCCGGCGCTCCAACACCGAACGCCCCGCCACGGTCGGTGACGACCGTCCGGCCGGCGCCGACTTCGCCGACCGGCAGGCCGACCGCGACGAGCTGTGGTCGCGGCTGGCCGGGCTGACCCGGGCCCAGCGCGCGGTGCTGGTGCTGCGCTACTACGAGGACCTCGACGACCGGCAGATCGCGGAGGTCCTGCGGTGCGCGCCGAGCACCGTACGGGTGCACGCCACCCGTGGGCTGGCCCGGCTGCGCGACGACATGACCTCCACCCTGTCCGCGACCGTCACGGGAGCCCGGCGATGA
- a CDS encoding TetR/AcrR family transcriptional regulator has product MSDARAALLNRILDVAARDGLADRSLREIAAAAGTSHRMLLFHFGSREGLLTAVVSAMEQRQRAMMTALAETAADPAELMTGIWRAVSDPGIRPFVRLFFEVFALAARGVAPLPAGLTASWLDDAERAGERLGIATDRAALRLGVAVTRGLLVDLLAGEDPAEVDAAHHLFVELMTGQEAPGA; this is encoded by the coding sequence ATGTCTGATGCGCGTGCCGCGCTGCTCAACCGGATCCTCGATGTCGCCGCCCGCGACGGGCTCGCCGACCGCAGCTTGCGGGAGATCGCGGCCGCCGCCGGGACCAGCCACCGGATGCTGCTGTTCCACTTCGGCTCCCGGGAGGGCCTGCTCACCGCTGTGGTCAGCGCGATGGAGCAGCGGCAGCGGGCGATGATGACCGCGCTGGCCGAGACCGCGGCCGACCCGGCCGAGCTGATGACCGGCATCTGGCGGGCCGTCTCGGATCCCGGGATCCGGCCGTTCGTGCGACTGTTCTTCGAGGTGTTCGCGCTCGCGGCACGCGGGGTGGCCCCGCTGCCGGCCGGGCTTACCGCGAGCTGGCTCGACGACGCCGAGCGGGCGGGCGAGCGGCTCGGCATCGCGACGGACCGGGCAGCGTTGCGGCTCGGCGTCGCGGTCACCCGAGGGCTGCTGGTCGACCTGCTCGCGGGCGAGGATCCGGCCGAGGTGGACGCGGCCCACCATCTGTTCGTCGAGCTCATGACCGGCCAGGAGGCACCCGGCGCCTGA
- a CDS encoding SRPBCC family protein: MGYAESTLIDAPVELIWRLTTHIDDWPVFLPTVQRLERLDAGELRVGSAARIKQPGQLSAVWTVTRLDPEREFTWETLRPGLRLTGRHLLEAAGAGTRMTLVLETSGRAAGVISALLGGMMRSSLRQEAAGFARRAATVRQSGAQDARDHP; this comes from the coding sequence ATGGGCTACGCGGAGAGCACCCTGATCGACGCGCCGGTCGAGCTGATCTGGCGGCTGACCACCCACATCGACGACTGGCCGGTCTTCCTGCCGACCGTGCAGCGGCTGGAACGGCTCGACGCGGGCGAGCTGCGGGTCGGCAGCGCCGCCCGGATCAAGCAGCCCGGTCAGCTCAGCGCGGTCTGGACGGTGACCCGCCTCGACCCGGAGCGCGAGTTCACCTGGGAGACGCTCCGGCCGGGCCTGCGGCTCACCGGCCGCCACCTGCTGGAGGCGGCCGGGGCGGGCACCCGGATGACGCTCGTCCTGGAGACGTCCGGCCGGGCAGCCGGCGTGATCTCCGCCCTGCTCGGCGGCATGATGCGTTCGTCGCTGCGCCAGGAGGCGGCCGGTTTCGCGCGCCGGGCCGCCACCGTCCGCCAGTCCGGAGCGCAGGACGCGCGGGACCATCCGTAG
- a CDS encoding phytanoyl-CoA dioxygenase family protein: MDTIAPAYPAARSAVAVVGGELAAQGGGFFGGGQGLGAPGGLGQPDGVVDAPRKLVACPSCLPKAGPMDLKDAAQAWRTDGFVILPGFLPADELASAVQELDLLFPSADGFHDGTDPRHERFIGDEFAGIDTFPFAGTEISLVAVNHRILELAEALLDDDVHLYGAEAWAKYTGACDYDQALHRDYLNHTVLVPSTTPGCRQVEMFVFLNDVPDELGPPHLVSRKHTAGLPAVPNWLLRPGQETADRFTGDAGPELYEAEVSGAGPAGTVIAFEPGTFHRGTQLTAPRGARYSMHLGFRPPALQWGQRVAWAAKSFTTEWVEFVNRATPRQLQALGFPPPGHQYWTPETLAGMALRYPRLDLLPWQPTN, translated from the coding sequence GTGGACACGATCGCACCGGCGTACCCGGCGGCCAGGTCGGCCGTCGCGGTTGTCGGCGGCGAGCTCGCGGCGCAGGGTGGCGGCTTCTTCGGAGGCGGCCAGGGCCTCGGCGCGCCGGGCGGCCTCGGCCAGCCGGATGGCGTGGTTGATGCGCCACGAAAATTGGTTGCCTGCCCATCTTGCCTCCCCAAGGCTGGCCCGATGGACCTCAAAGACGCGGCACAGGCATGGCGGACCGACGGTTTCGTGATTCTTCCCGGGTTCTTGCCCGCGGACGAGCTGGCATCAGCCGTGCAGGAACTGGACCTGCTGTTCCCCTCGGCCGACGGATTCCATGACGGGACCGATCCGCGTCACGAACGTTTCATCGGCGACGAGTTCGCCGGGATCGACACGTTCCCGTTCGCCGGCACGGAGATCAGCCTGGTCGCCGTGAACCATCGCATCCTGGAATTGGCCGAGGCTCTGCTGGACGACGATGTCCACCTCTACGGAGCTGAGGCCTGGGCAAAGTACACCGGCGCCTGCGACTACGACCAGGCCCTGCACCGTGACTATCTCAACCACACCGTGCTGGTGCCCAGCACCACGCCAGGCTGCCGGCAAGTCGAAATGTTCGTGTTCCTCAACGACGTACCCGATGAACTCGGGCCGCCGCATCTGGTCTCCCGTAAGCACACCGCCGGGCTTCCCGCCGTTCCCAACTGGTTGCTGCGACCAGGACAGGAAACTGCCGATCGTTTCACCGGCGACGCCGGTCCAGAACTCTACGAAGCCGAAGTCTCCGGAGCAGGACCAGCCGGAACCGTCATCGCGTTCGAGCCGGGAACCTTCCACCGCGGCACGCAACTGACCGCACCCCGAGGAGCGCGGTACAGCATGCACCTGGGCTTCCGTCCGCCCGCTCTGCAGTGGGGGCAGCGGGTCGCTTGGGCGGCGAAGAGCTTCACGACCGAGTGGGTCGAGTTCGTCAACCGGGCCACGCCGCGCCAACTCCAAGCCCTCGGCTTCCCACCGCCTGGACATCAGTACTGGACGCCCGAGACGCTGGCCGGTATGGCTCTGCGCTATCCGAGGCTCGACCTTCTGCCCTGGCAGCCAACGAACTAG
- a CDS encoding cellulase family glycosylhydrolase gives MHARKWLAGATALAAVAITAAVALAPPASAATGGTGTGYLHTNGNKIVDSTGATVRLTGINWFGMETDNKTFHGLWSSNPWRGQIDTMASLGYNTLRIPFSDDALKAGATATSVNTASNPDLVGLSPLQILDKVVAYAGTKGMRIILDRHRPTSAGQTALWYTSAVPESTWIANWKALAQRYAGNPTVIGADLHNEPHADGTNPAATGACWGCGDTARDWRLAAERAGNAILAVQPNWLIFVEGVSCPSGGLNNTWDNDTSNDEDCGWWGGNLSKAGQFPVRLDVPNRLVYSPHEYATSVYHQAWFDDPSYPANMPAIWDKYWGYLYKQNIAPIMMGEFGTTLQNAVDKVWLQELLKYTGTGVNGMSFTYWAWNPNSGDTGGIANDDWTTVNQAKQAIITPYLIAPVAGGGTQPSSSASSSTPPVPVGGCTATYTQDNSWQGGFQGQLKVQNTGGAAVNPWQVTWTWPSGVSLGSGWNATVTQSGTAVTAAAPGHAPSLAAGGSVTVGFTANGTASAPAAVKLNGVACS, from the coding sequence ATGCACGCCCGAAAATGGCTGGCCGGCGCCACCGCGCTCGCCGCGGTGGCGATCACCGCGGCCGTCGCCCTGGCCCCGCCGGCTTCCGCCGCCACCGGCGGAACCGGCACCGGCTACCTGCACACCAACGGCAACAAGATCGTCGACAGCACCGGCGCGACCGTCCGGCTGACCGGCATCAACTGGTTCGGCATGGAGACCGACAACAAGACCTTCCACGGCCTGTGGTCGAGCAACCCGTGGCGCGGCCAGATCGACACCATGGCCTCGCTCGGCTACAACACCCTGCGGATCCCGTTCTCCGACGACGCGCTCAAGGCGGGCGCGACCGCGACCAGCGTCAACACCGCCTCCAACCCGGACCTGGTGGGCCTGTCGCCGCTGCAGATCCTGGACAAGGTGGTGGCCTACGCCGGCACCAAGGGGATGCGGATCATCCTGGACCGGCACCGTCCGACCTCGGCCGGGCAGACCGCGCTGTGGTACACCTCGGCCGTACCGGAGAGCACCTGGATCGCCAACTGGAAGGCGCTCGCCCAGCGCTACGCCGGCAACCCCACCGTGATCGGCGCCGACCTGCACAACGAGCCGCACGCCGACGGCACCAACCCGGCCGCCACCGGAGCCTGCTGGGGCTGCGGCGACACCGCCCGGGACTGGCGGCTGGCCGCCGAGCGGGCCGGCAACGCGATCCTCGCCGTCCAGCCCAACTGGCTGATCTTCGTGGAGGGGGTGAGCTGCCCCAGCGGCGGGCTCAACAACACCTGGGACAACGACACCAGCAACGACGAGGACTGCGGCTGGTGGGGTGGCAACCTGTCCAAGGCGGGGCAGTTCCCGGTACGCCTGGACGTGCCGAACCGCCTGGTCTACTCGCCGCACGAGTACGCCACCTCGGTCTACCACCAGGCGTGGTTCGACGACCCGTCCTACCCGGCGAACATGCCGGCGATCTGGGACAAGTACTGGGGCTACCTGTACAAGCAGAACATCGCCCCGATCATGATGGGGGAGTTCGGCACCACGCTGCAGAACGCCGTCGACAAGGTGTGGCTGCAGGAGCTGCTGAAGTACACCGGCACCGGGGTGAACGGCATGTCGTTCACCTACTGGGCGTGGAACCCGAACTCCGGTGACACCGGCGGCATCGCCAACGACGACTGGACCACGGTCAACCAGGCCAAGCAGGCCATCATCACGCCGTACCTGATCGCGCCGGTCGCCGGTGGCGGCACGCAGCCGTCGTCGTCGGCCTCGTCCTCGACCCCGCCGGTCCCGGTCGGCGGCTGCACCGCCACCTACACCCAGGACAACAGCTGGCAGGGCGGCTTCCAGGGGCAGCTGAAGGTGCAGAACACCGGTGGCGCCGCGGTCAACCCGTGGCAGGTGACCTGGACCTGGCCGTCCGGGGTGAGCCTCGGCAGCGGGTGGAACGCGACGGTCACCCAGAGCGGGACCGCGGTCACCGCGGCCGCGCCGGGCCATGCCCCGTCGCTGGCGGCCGGCGGCTCGGTCACGGTCGGCTTCACCGCCAACGGTACGGCCAGCGCCCCGGCCGCCGTGAAGCTCAACGGCGTGGCGTGCTCATGA
- a CDS encoding cellulose-binding domain-containing protein: MRYLPVAVVVAVTGAAIGLAALGPAQAAASVCDVTWTANQWSTGFTADVRVTNRGAAVTSWTLSWDFAGNQRVTSAWNATVTQSGTTVTAASATWNGSLATGGSASFGFQGAYSGANPAPGAFRFNGVPCGDTPTPGPSGGSASPSASGPSPSTGTPGPGTGCPAAARCDGFESQTGSVPAGSWAVTSPDCSGAGTAAIDRTVTHSGAAALRINGAAGYCNHVFARNTDLLGAGNGVWYVRYWVRHTTALPAAHVTAVALADARDGGRDLRFGGQNGALQFNRASDDATLPEQSPAGVALSAPLPVNTWNCVEFKVDGTAGTIETWLNGASVPGLAADGVPTHDIDGQWLNRTWRPALTDLRLGWESYGDGADTLWYDDVAVSGVRNGC; encoded by the coding sequence ATGAGGTACCTGCCCGTGGCCGTGGTCGTGGCGGTGACCGGCGCCGCCATCGGCCTGGCCGCTCTCGGCCCGGCCCAGGCCGCCGCGTCGGTGTGCGACGTGACCTGGACGGCGAACCAGTGGAGCACCGGGTTCACCGCCGACGTGCGGGTGACCAACCGCGGCGCGGCGGTCACGTCGTGGACGCTGAGCTGGGACTTCGCCGGCAACCAGCGGGTCACCTCGGCGTGGAACGCGACCGTCACGCAGTCCGGGACCACCGTGACGGCCGCCAGCGCGACGTGGAACGGCTCGCTGGCCACCGGCGGGTCCGCTTCGTTCGGCTTCCAGGGCGCGTATTCCGGCGCCAACCCGGCGCCGGGCGCGTTCCGCTTCAACGGCGTGCCGTGCGGGGACACCCCGACGCCCGGGCCGTCCGGCGGCAGCGCGTCGCCGTCGGCGAGCGGCCCGTCGCCGTCGACCGGCACGCCGGGTCCGGGCACGGGTTGTCCGGCCGCGGCGCGCTGTGACGGCTTCGAGTCGCAGACCGGCAGCGTCCCGGCCGGCTCGTGGGCGGTGACCAGTCCGGACTGTTCCGGTGCGGGCACCGCGGCGATCGACCGGACGGTCACCCACAGCGGCGCCGCGGCGTTGCGGATCAACGGCGCGGCCGGCTACTGCAACCACGTCTTCGCCCGCAACACCGACCTGCTCGGCGCGGGCAACGGCGTCTGGTACGTCCGCTACTGGGTCCGGCACACCACCGCGCTGCCCGCCGCGCACGTCACCGCGGTGGCCCTGGCCGACGCCCGCGACGGCGGCCGGGACCTGCGGTTCGGCGGGCAGAACGGCGCGTTGCAGTTCAACCGTGCCTCGGACGACGCGACGCTGCCCGAGCAGAGCCCGGCCGGTGTGGCGCTGTCGGCGCCGCTGCCGGTGAACACCTGGAACTGTGTGGAGTTCAAGGTCGACGGCACCGCCGGCACCATCGAGACCTGGCTCAATGGCGCCTCGGTGCCGGGCCTGGCCGCCGACGGTGTCCCGACCCACGACATCGACGGCCAGTGGCTCAACCGCACGTGGCGCCCGGCCCTCACCGATCTGCGGCTGGGCTGGGAGAGCTACGGCGACGGCGCCGACACCCTCTGGTACGACGACGTGGCGGTCTCCGGCGTACGCAACGGTTGTTGA
- a CDS encoding cellulase family glycosylhydrolase, with product MRRLLVAFCAALLAAAGAVLALGNPAYAATGLHVVGTDIYEANGTKFVMRGVNHAHTWYTSQTSSFANIKAAGANTVRVVLSGGRWTANSAGDVADIIALCKANRLICVLEDHDTTGYGEDSAAYSLDQAVNYWISLKSVLVGQEDYISINIGNEPIGNTNPAQWTAATTAAIKKMRDNGFQHLLMIDAPNWGQDWQNVMRDNAQTVLDADSRHNTVLSIHMYSVYAQPSTITSYLDTFKAKGWPLVIGEFGWQFDSGQVADQTVLAEAVKRDLGYLGWSWSGNTDPILDMVLNFDVNQKTTWYHRVFDGPNGITATARQATVFGGSGTSSPTGSPSQSSSSPSASPSQSTPTGKSCSATYRVAGQWQGGFQAEVKVTAGNSAITGWTVTWTYANGQTVANAWSATVTSSGSTVTARNAGYNGNLAAGASTSFGFLGSWTGTNSVPALTCTAS from the coding sequence ATGCGAAGATTGCTCGTCGCGTTCTGCGCCGCCCTGCTCGCCGCGGCCGGCGCGGTTCTCGCCCTGGGCAACCCGGCGTACGCGGCCACCGGCCTGCACGTCGTCGGCACCGACATCTACGAGGCCAACGGCACCAAGTTCGTCATGCGCGGCGTCAACCACGCGCACACCTGGTACACCAGCCAGACCAGCTCGTTCGCCAACATCAAGGCGGCCGGCGCGAACACCGTGCGGGTGGTGCTCAGCGGCGGCCGGTGGACCGCCAACAGCGCGGGCGACGTCGCCGACATCATCGCGCTGTGCAAGGCCAACAGGCTGATCTGCGTCCTCGAGGACCACGACACCACCGGGTACGGCGAGGACAGCGCCGCGTACTCCCTGGACCAGGCGGTCAACTACTGGATCAGCCTGAAGAGCGTGCTCGTCGGCCAGGAGGACTACATCTCCATCAACATCGGCAACGAGCCGATCGGCAACACCAACCCGGCCCAGTGGACGGCCGCCACCACCGCCGCGATCAAGAAGATGCGCGACAACGGCTTCCAGCACCTGCTGATGATCGACGCCCCGAACTGGGGCCAGGACTGGCAGAACGTGATGCGCGACAACGCGCAGACCGTGCTCGACGCGGACAGCCGGCACAACACCGTGCTGTCGATCCACATGTACTCGGTGTACGCCCAGCCCTCCACGATCACGTCGTACCTGGACACGTTCAAGGCCAAGGGCTGGCCGCTGGTGATCGGCGAGTTCGGCTGGCAGTTCGACTCCGGCCAGGTCGCCGACCAGACCGTGCTGGCCGAGGCGGTCAAGCGCGACCTGGGCTACCTCGGCTGGTCCTGGTCGGGCAACACCGACCCGATCCTGGACATGGTGCTCAACTTCGACGTCAACCAGAAGACCACCTGGTACCACCGGGTCTTCGACGGCCCGAACGGCATCACCGCCACCGCCCGGCAGGCCACCGTCTTCGGCGGCTCCGGCACGTCCTCACCGACCGGGTCGCCGTCGCAGAGCTCCAGCAGCCCGTCCGCCTCGCCGTCGCAGAGCACGCCCACCGGCAAGAGCTGCTCGGCGACGTACCGGGTGGCCGGGCAGTGGCAGGGCGGCTTCCAGGCTGAGGTCAAGGTGACCGCCGGCAACTCGGCGATCACCGGCTGGACCGTCACCTGGACGTACGCCAACGGCCAGACCGTCGCCAACGCCTGGAGCGCCACCGTGACCAGCAGCGGGTCCACCGTGACCGCCCGCAACGCCGGCTACAACGGCAACCTGGCGGCCGGGGCCAGCACCTCGTTCGGTTTCCTCGGCTCCTGGACCGGCACCAACAGCGTCCCGGCGCTGACCTGCACCGCGAGCTGA
- a CDS encoding HD domain-containing protein, translated as MWIPSDAQIRSLHERAAPTPEAFELVWTHCEIVCRIAEQLLDRLDHRVDPDLVRAGCLLHDIGVYRLYGRDGVLDHRNYIRHGLLGHELLRAEGLPEPLCRFCSCHTGVGVTRADILEQGLPLPPGDYVAATGEESLVMYADKFHSKKSPPVFVSAAAYTLSVTRFGAHKAARFTEMVAAYGEPDLAPLSREYGHTIVA; from the coding sequence ATGTGGATCCCCTCGGACGCGCAGATCCGGTCACTGCACGAGCGGGCCGCGCCCACGCCCGAGGCGTTCGAGCTGGTGTGGACGCACTGCGAGATCGTCTGCCGGATCGCCGAGCAACTGCTCGACCGGCTCGACCACCGGGTGGACCCGGATCTGGTACGGGCCGGCTGCCTGCTGCACGACATCGGCGTGTACCGGCTGTACGGCCGCGACGGCGTGCTCGACCACCGCAACTACATCCGGCACGGGCTGCTCGGCCACGAGCTGCTGCGCGCCGAGGGGCTGCCGGAGCCGCTGTGCCGGTTCTGCTCCTGCCACACCGGGGTCGGGGTGACCCGCGCCGACATCCTGGAACAGGGCCTGCCGCTGCCGCCCGGCGACTACGTCGCCGCAACCGGCGAGGAGAGCCTGGTCATGTACGCCGACAAGTTCCACAGCAAGAAGAGCCCGCCGGTATTCGTGTCGGCCGCGGCGTACACGCTCAGCGTGACCCGTTTCGGCGCGCACAAGGCGGCCCGCTTCACCGAGATGGTCGCCGCCTACGGCGAGCCGGACCTGGCCCCGCTGTCCCGGGAGTACGGCCACACGATCGTGGCGTAA
- a CDS encoding fumarylacetoacetate hydrolase family protein, producing MRYLRVGAPGTERPILYAGGVLRDLSEVTPDIDAEFLAGGGFTGDPAELPPADLDGHRLGAPIARPGVVLCIEQNYAAQAAESGAPPPAEPIVFYKAPNTVVGPEDDILLPPGSQCTDGEVELGVVIGRTARYLDSPEQALAHVAGYVLSNDVSEREYQLERSGGQWSKGKSCETFNPLGPWLVTPDELRFPLRLRSWVNGEPRQDASTAGMIFDVGYLIWHLSQFTVLEPGDLINTGTPAGTALGGRFPYLSAGDVVELEIDGLGRHRSVVKK from the coding sequence ATGAGGTATCTGCGCGTTGGAGCGCCGGGCACGGAGCGGCCGATCCTGTACGCCGGCGGGGTACTGCGCGACCTGTCCGAGGTCACCCCGGACATCGACGCCGAGTTCCTGGCCGGCGGCGGGTTCACCGGCGACCCGGCCGAGCTGCCCCCGGCCGACCTGGACGGGCACCGGCTCGGCGCGCCGATCGCCCGCCCCGGTGTGGTGCTCTGCATCGAGCAGAACTACGCCGCGCAGGCCGCCGAGTCCGGCGCGCCGCCGCCGGCCGAGCCGATCGTCTTCTACAAGGCGCCCAACACCGTGGTCGGCCCGGAGGACGACATCCTGCTGCCACCGGGTTCGCAGTGCACCGACGGGGAGGTGGAGCTGGGCGTGGTGATCGGCCGGACCGCCCGCTACCTGGACTCCCCCGAGCAGGCGCTGGCGCACGTCGCCGGATACGTGCTGTCCAACGACGTGTCGGAACGTGAATACCAGCTGGAGCGCTCCGGCGGGCAGTGGTCCAAGGGCAAGTCGTGCGAGACGTTCAACCCGCTCGGACCGTGGCTGGTCACCCCGGACGAGCTGCGCTTCCCGCTGCGGCTGCGCTCCTGGGTCAACGGCGAGCCCCGGCAGGACGCCAGCACCGCCGGCATGATCTTCGACGTGGGGTACCTGATCTGGCACCTGTCGCAGTTCACCGTCCTGGAGCCGGGCGACCTGATCAACACCGGGACGCCGGCGGGGACGGCGCTGGGCGGGCGGTTCCCGTACCTGAGCGCCGGCGACGTGGTCGAACTGGAGATCGACGGACTGGGCCGGCACCGCAGCGTGGTCAAGAAGTGA
- a CDS encoding aldo/keto reductase produces MDPFEKVPLGGTGVTVTRLGMGLAPIGGLFAPVGDAGATAAVDAAWQHGVRFFDTAPLYGAGLSERRAGAALRARDRDAFTLSTKVGRRLVAGPHDATGIWSEPSGAAPSWDFTAAGVHAQLQESLIRLGLDRVDMLHLHDPDEHFAAARHDALPALVRLRAEGTIGAVSAGMNQSAMLTEFARTGHFDCFLLAGRYTLLDQSGLADLLPECARRGISVICGGVYNSGLLADPDRQATFDYRAAPAAMVARARALARVCARHGVPLRAAALQFPLAHPAVAAVLIGIRSAAEAADAAAMAAVDIPGALWHDLVRAGLLDADVPHP; encoded by the coding sequence GTGGATCCGTTCGAGAAGGTGCCGCTGGGCGGCACCGGCGTCACCGTCACCCGGCTCGGCATGGGCCTGGCCCCGATCGGCGGCCTGTTCGCCCCGGTCGGTGACGCCGGCGCGACCGCCGCGGTGGACGCGGCCTGGCAGCACGGCGTGCGGTTCTTCGACACCGCCCCGCTGTACGGCGCGGGCCTGTCCGAGCGGCGCGCCGGCGCGGCGCTGCGCGCCCGGGACCGCGACGCGTTCACCCTGTCCACCAAGGTCGGCCGCCGGCTGGTCGCGGGCCCGCACGACGCGACCGGCATCTGGTCCGAGCCGTCCGGCGCGGCGCCGTCGTGGGACTTCACCGCGGCCGGCGTCCACGCGCAGCTGCAGGAGAGCCTGATCCGCCTGGGCCTGGACCGCGTCGACATGCTGCACCTGCACGATCCGGACGAGCACTTCGCGGCGGCCCGGCACGACGCGCTGCCGGCCCTGGTCCGGTTGCGCGCGGAGGGCACGATCGGGGCGGTTTCCGCCGGGATGAACCAGTCCGCGATGCTCACCGAGTTCGCCCGCACCGGCCACTTCGACTGCTTCCTGCTGGCCGGGCGGTACACGCTGCTGGACCAGTCGGGGCTGGCCGACCTGCTGCCCGAGTGCGCGCGGCGAGGCATCTCGGTGATCTGCGGCGGCGTCTACAACTCCGGGCTGCTGGCCGACCCGGACCGGCAGGCCACCTTCGACTACCGGGCCGCCCCGGCGGCGATGGTGGCCCGGGCCCGGGCGCTGGCGCGGGTGTGCGCGCGGCACGGCGTGCCGCTGCGGGCCGCCGCGCTGCAGTTCCCGCTGGCGCACCCGGCCGTCGCGGCCGTGCTGATCGGCATCCGCTCGGCCGCGGAGGCCGCCGACGCCGCCGCGATGGCGGCCGTCGACATCCCCGGCGCCCTCTGGCACGACCTGGTCCGGGCCGGGCTGCTCGACGCCGACGTGCCGCACCCGTGA
- a CDS encoding helix-turn-helix transcriptional regulator — protein sequence MSCNRVKLMGTHEIKVRLGSISRQRVNQLTAKAHFPKPVADLEQGRVWLADDIEKWISTHRAAADPAS from the coding sequence ATGAGTTGCAACCGCGTCAAATTGATGGGCACCCATGAAATCAAGGTGCGTCTCGGCTCGATCAGCCGGCAGCGGGTCAACCAGCTGACCGCCAAGGCGCACTTCCCCAAGCCGGTGGCCGACCTGGAGCAGGGCCGGGTCTGGCTGGCCGACGACATCGAGAAATGGATCAGCACGCACCGGGCCGCCGCCGACCCGGCGTCCTGA
- a CDS encoding GNAT family N-acetyltransferase translates to MIAPDIALATPADRTRVVASLVAAFSTDPILRWLFPADDTYPQHAAVFFGHLFDRRVGLGATWIAEGGNAVAIWQPPAAPAAPGDDLAQRFPPEVRARVHAYDQALRAVLPTTPHWYLGVLGTHPDHTGRRLGHAVMAQGLRRAAAAGLPAVLETASPGNVGMYERAGWRVIASAAEPLPFWVLSQ, encoded by the coding sequence GTGATCGCTCCCGACATCGCCCTGGCGACCCCGGCCGACCGTACGAGGGTCGTCGCCTCCCTGGTCGCCGCGTTCTCCACGGACCCGATCCTGCGCTGGCTGTTCCCCGCCGACGACACCTACCCGCAGCACGCCGCGGTGTTCTTCGGCCACCTGTTCGACCGGCGCGTCGGGCTCGGCGCCACCTGGATCGCCGAGGGCGGCAACGCGGTCGCGATCTGGCAGCCGCCCGCCGCTCCGGCCGCGCCCGGCGACGACCTCGCCCAGCGCTTCCCGCCCGAGGTACGGGCCCGGGTCCACGCCTACGACCAGGCGCTGCGCGCCGTGCTGCCCACCACGCCGCACTGGTATCTGGGGGTCCTCGGCACCCACCCGGACCACACCGGCCGCCGGCTGGGCCACGCCGTGATGGCGCAGGGCCTGCGCCGGGCCGCGGCCGCCGGGCTGCCCGCGGTCCTGGAGACCGCCTCGCCAGGCAACGTGGGCATGTACGAGCGGGCCGGGTGGCGGGTGATCGCCTCGGCCGCCGAGCCGCTGCCGTTCTGGGTGCTGAGCCAGTGA